From Candidatus Methylomirabilis lanthanidiphila:
GTCTCGGGGACGGGCGCCGGCAGGGGCGACCTATTGCACCATTTGGCCGAACGGACCGGTCTTGCGGCAGAATTTCTCCATCCCTTCCGGCGGATCAAGGCACAGGGTGTGGACCCGCAGGTGGCCCATTCTCTCGGCGCGGCTGTAGGGCTTGCGCTGAACGGTCTCGTCCCGCTTCCACTTGCCATCGATCTGCTGCCCAAAGAGCTGGCACCCGCTCGCCGTGATCCAAGCCTGACGATGACGTTTCGACTGGCGGCGCTCATTGGAGTATTGGGGCTCGCCTATCTGGTGAATGGCGCCATCCGGGAGCGTCGCGCGCTTGCCGATCTTACCGCCAAGCTTCACCAAGTGCAGACCGAGGCGGCCAAAGTCGAACAGCTCAAGGGGGAGGTCGGCACCCTGGCAAGCCAGATCGCCACGTTACAGACGATTGATCAGGAGGAGACCAGGAAGCTGGACGTGCTGCGCGAGCTGGTCCAGATCTTGCCGAAGGGCGTGGTTCTCACACTCTTTGTAGTCGAAAAGCGTGAGATCAGGATCGGCGGCACAATCCCAGGTTCTGCCTCGGATCTGATCTCGATTCTCGAGCAGTCGCCTGTCTTTGAAAACGCTCAATTCACATCTCCGGTAGCCCAGCGGGGCACTGAGGGGCAGGAATTTCAGGTTAAGGCGATCCTTGAGACGAGGTCTGCACCGAGCCCTGAGGGTCGTCGAGGGGTTCAAGCGAAGGACAAACAGTCGTGACCATCTCCTCCCGTGAGCGAAAATTTGTTGTGGCCGGCGGAGTCGTTCTGGTCGCGTTTCTCGCCATTAACTATGCCGTCGTTCCGGCCATTTCGAGTCAGTTTCAGGTGCAAAGCGAATATCGGGAACGAGTCCAGGCCCTTGAGCGCTTTCAACTGGTTGTAGAAGGAAAGCGAAGGTACGAGAAGAAGTTTGCAGAGGCCGAAGCGCTGTTTACACAATTGCAACAGCGACTGTTATCCGGAGAGAAATTGACGCTGGCCGCGGCCGATCTTCAGGCGATGCTGCACAAGGCGGCGGGCGAAAGCGGGGTCACCATTGTGAGTGAAAGCATTCACGCGCCGAAGAAGACGGAGGGGTTCACGCAGGTTGCGGTAGAACTGTTGTTGAACGCGGATTTGAGGAAACTCCGCGACTTCCTGTACAAGATTGAAACGGCTGGAAAGCTGCTTACGGTTCCCAAGCTCCATGTGAACGCCTCCTTCCCGAGACCGGGCGCTGAGCTTCAGGTGACGGTTGTGGTTAGCGGGTACACGATGGGGCTGGAGGAAAAAAGTCCCGGTGCTTAGACCGCTACGGCTGCTGAATCTCCTCCTGAGCCTTGTTGCGGCACTGATCGGTGTCGCCTTGGCAAAGACGTGGGTTGCCCCGGTTGCCCCGGTTCTGAACCCAGTCGTCACAAAATCGTTACAAGAGACGGAGGCGCTTGCCTACAATTCGGTCGCTCGCCCGCCTCTTACACAGTTCGAGGTCTTGCTGGAGAAGAATCCGTTTAAGCAGCCGCCACCCAGACCGGTAAGATCGTCCGGTCCCCCTCCACCCCCTCCGATTCCACTCCCGAGCCTGGTCGGTACGATGCTTGTCGATCACGAGCGCAAGGCGATCCTGAACGACCGGGGTAAAGCGAATATTTACGCCATAGGTCAGCAAGTAGCCGGCGGAGTGATTGCTGAGATCAAGGAGGATCGGATCATCTTCAAGCGCGGGGACACGACGCAGGAGATCATGCTCAAAGCTGCCATCACGTCTGCTACCGCAACGGCAACACCGTCACCGGCACCTGCCGCCCCTCAGGCAGCGCCTGCAGCGCCACCACAAGTCGAGAGTCCGCCGGTCGGTCCTGCCGGCGCCGCCGATACCGACGAGTTGCAGCGGCGTCGGGAGGAGCAGAAGGAGCGGCGACGGCAGATACTGGAGCAACGTAAAGCGGCCCGGCAGAATATGAGGCGGTCTGACTAACCGGCCACCGACGAGGTTCGACCTTAAGCCATTGAACACGTGGAAGGAGTGAGGATTGGCTACCAGTAGAGATGTCCTTGTGATCTTGACGGTTGCGGTGTTTCTTCCGGCTGGCGCCGCGTGGGGTCGACCGTTGTCTCCCGCATCGACGGGAACACCTCCACCGGTTCAGATCATCGCCGCAACCCCTGTACCGTCGCAAACAGAAGAGGCGGAGGAAGACGCGGACGCGCAAGAACAAGAAGACGATAAGCAAGAGACGGAGGAGGCAGAAAGCACGCCTGAGGAGAAGGTGGTTCTCCCTCCAACGCTCCCAGTAGAGGCAAAGGAAGGCGCGCCTGTGTCTTCAGGGGGACGCCAGGTTGTGCCGGGGCCCAGTCGGCCTGGAGGACCACAGTATGTGTCGTTGAACTTCGAAAACGCCGATCTGGAATTGGTCCTTCGCTCGATTGCCGACATCACCGGGATTAACTTCATCATCGGTCCTGGCGTCAAAGCGAATGTCACGATGCGGACGACGACCAGGGTGCCGGCCACCGAGGTCTTCTCCATCCTGGAATCGGTGCTGGAGATCAATAACCTGGCCGCGGTGAAGGATGGCTCATATTATAAAATTGTCCCGATCGCCGTCGCCCAGCAGGAACCGCAGGATGTGCAGGTAGGCAAAGAGCGCACTGAGGAGCGGGAACGATTTGTCACCCAAATTGTCCAACTCGAATACCTGTCAGCCGACGAGACCTCGAAGATTCTCCAATCGTTGATGGGCAAAGGGGCCAAGATGATCGTCCACAAGGAGACCAACTCCCTGATCATCGCCGGCTTCACCTCAACGATCAAACGTGTGCTCGAGACGATCAAGGCTCTCGATGTTCCGACCAAACGCGACAATATCCAGCGGATCTTTGTCTATTTTGTCGAGAATGCCAAGGCCGCTGAGCTGGCGAACACCCTGAATACTCTCTATGGTCGTCGAGATCTGGTGCGGGGCGCAGCGCCTGGGGCTCGGCCGGGCCAGCCTGGCGCCAGGCCGGTGCCAGGGACGCCGACACCTCCAGCGCCGGTTCCCGGTCAACCCCCGTCTCCAACCCCAAGCCAGCCGCCTCCTCCATCGGGAGCGGCGATTCCGCCAGGCGCTGAGGCGGCGCCAGGCGAGGTCGTAGGCGACGTGACCATCGTATCCGATGAAACGAACAATGCGCTGGTCATTAAGACCTCTCCGCGCAACTATGAGATCATCGAGGCGACGATCAAGCAACTTGACATCGTCCCGAAGCAGGTGGTGATCGAGCTGTTCCTGGCCCAGATCAGGCTGCACGACAGTTTTAGCTTCAGCCTGGAAGAGATCATAAAGAGCGGGCAATTCCTTGTTGCAGGGGCATTCGGCGGCCCTCTTGCCACCGGGATAAAGGGCATTGTCCAGGACCCGGCGAAAAAGCTTGCCAGTGGTATGACCTTTGCCTTTGTGGACAAGGATAATGTCCGTGTGGTGTTGAACAATCTTGCTGAAGTGACGAAGGTGGAGGTGCTCGCAACCCCGCACCTGTTGACGGCTAATAATAAGGAGGCGAAGATCCAGATCGGGCAAGAGGTGCCGATTGTCACAGGTCAGCAGACCACGTCCTCACTGCAGACGGGCGGGACGAGCGATCTCTTCCGGACGACCCAGCAGAAGGACATCGGGATCATCATGGGGATCAAGCCGCATGTCAACGAGAAGCGATTGGTGACGCTGGACATCGAAAACGAAAATATCGCCATTGATCAAACCAGTTTCGGAGACACCGGCACAGCCTCCTTCTTAAAGACGACAACAAAGACGTCGATCGTGGTCGAGGATGGCCAGACGCTTCTCATTGGGGGCATCATTCGAACAGATAAGTCAAAGGGATACACTGGGATACCCTTCCTAAGCCGGATCCCTTTGCTCGGCTATCTCTTTCGAGGCACCTCCGACGTGCTGGAACGGAATGAGCTGATCATCATGGTGACGCCCCATGTTATCGCCTCACCGGAGGAGGGCCGGGCAATGACCGAACGGTTCAGGGGGCGGGTTGAAAGGCTTGAGCCCCTGATGAAATTATCTCCGAAAACGTCGCCCTCAGGGCTCGCGCCGA
This genomic window contains:
- the xcpQ gene encoding Type II secretion system protein D precursor, which codes for MSLNFENADLELVLRSIADITGINFIIGPGVKANVTMRTTTRVPATEVFSILESVLEINNLAAVKDGSYYKIVPIAVAQQEPQDVQVGKERTEERERFVTQIVQLEYLSADETSKILQSLMGKGAKMIVHKETNSLIIAGFTSTIKRVLETIKALDVPTKRDNIQRIFVYFVENAKAAELANTLNTLYGRRDLVRGAAPGARPGQPGARPVPGTPTPPAPVPGQPPSPTPSQPPPPSGAAIPPGAEAAPGEVVGDVTIVSDETNNALVIKTSPRNYEIIEATIKQLDIVPKQVVIELFLAQIRLHDSFSFSLEEIIKSGQFLVAGAFGGPLATGIKGIVQDPAKKLASGMTFAFVDKDNVRVVLNNLAEVTKVEVLATPHLLTANNKEAKIQIGQEVPIVTGQQTTSSLQTGGTSDLFRTTQQKDIGIIMGIKPHVNEKRLVTLDIENENIAIDQTSFGDTGTASFLKTTTKTSIVVEDGQTLLIGGIIRTDKSKGYTGIPFLSRIPLLGYLFRGTSDVLERNELIIMVTPHVIASPEEGRAMTERFRGRVERLEPLMKLSPKTSPSGLAPKLDEQENGDPGT
- a CDS encoding General secretion pathway protein M: MTISSRERKFVVAGGVVLVAFLAINYAVVPAISSQFQVQSEYRERVQALERFQLVVEGKRRYEKKFAEAEALFTQLQQRLLSGEKLTLAAADLQAMLHKAAGESGVTIVSESIHAPKKTEGFTQVAVELLLNADLRKLRDFLYKIETAGKLLTVPKLHVNASFPRPGAELQVTVVVSGYTMGLEEKSPGA
- a CDS encoding Competence protein A, producing the protein MTLSELIPRPKISLGIDIRGGVLCHALLSKAFGRIQLLDWGVEELSAEEKDAPEILKEKLAGLVARLPKHPVLIAVGLPRRFVTMRSINMPAVSDEELRGILDYEVERHVPFPLEEVHYDFQVLERDAEKATVLLAAARKEEIGRHLALLQEAGIRPTALGVSTFASLNTLLYNQEHGAEPLSAIIDLRDGEAELGLATKGILRSARYVTLGPSAPLDVLAPEICALLSHLDANGGERVGRISVSGTGAGRGDLLHHLAERTGLAAEFLHPFRRIKAQGVDPQVAHSLGAAVGLALNGLVPLPLAIDLLPKELAPARRDPSLTMTFRLAALIGVLGLAYLVNGAIRERRALADLTAKLHQVQTEAAKVEQLKGEVGTLASQIATLQTIDQEETRKLDVLRELVQILPKGVVLTLFVVEKREIRIGGTIPGSASDLISILEQSPVFENAQFTSPVAQRGTEGQEFQVKAILETRSAPSPEGRRGVQAKDKQS